The genomic stretch GCCGCTACGCCAATCCCAACGAAGCCATCGCCGACGTCACCCACTACATCGTCGGCTTCTACAACACCCACCGGCTGCACTCCACCCTCGGCTACCGTTCCCCGGCCGACTACGAGAAAGCCACCGCCTGAAATCCCCTATCCCGGTGTCCACTGAAACTTGACCATGACAGCCAATCATTCGGCCCGGGGGCGGGCCTCCCACAAATAGCGAATCTTCCAGCCAATCATTCGGCCCGAGGCGGGCCTCCCACAGTCTCGGCCTTGGCCATTCGGCCCGAGGGCGGGCCTCCCACAGGTGCAGCCTTGGCGATTCGGCCCGGGGGCGGGCCTCCCACGGAAAAGGCACGATCGACGGGCTACGCGCCCAGCAGCCTTTTCGCCAGCATCGACTGCATGTCACGGCGATCGTCGGCAATCAGATAGATGATGACCTGGCCGTTCGTGATTCGGTAGATCACACGGTATGGCCCGAAGAAGGTCTGGCGGTACTCCTTGATGCCAAGGCCAACCAGTTCCTTCGGGTAGCTGCCGCGCTGCGGAAGCTTCGACAGACTCTCCACGACATCCATCAACTCATCCAGCACGCGGTTGGCGTTGGCTGCACAGTCGTACTCGCAGATGTGGTCGTGAATGGACTGCAAGTCCTGCTGCGCACCGTCGGTCAGCAGGACCTCGAATCTGGCTGATGAGTCGGCCATCAGGCAGTGCTTCGCCTGGCGCGCAGACCGGCAACGACCTCGGCCACGGATTTGACCTTGCCGGCCGCCACATCCTGATTGCCCAGCGCCAGGATTTTCAGCAGGGCCAGGGTTTCCTGAGTCTCCTCGAACGAGACCACGTCCTGCAGTACAGCCTTGGCCTCGCCGTTCTGGGTGATGACCAGCGGCTCACGCCGTTCGGCGAGGCGCTTCAGGACCTCGGCAGCGTTGGCCTTGAGGTAGCTGATCGGCTTGACTTGAGACGAGTAGCGCATGGTGGTGCTCCGGATTTCGAAAGGACCACATATAGTCCTTTAAAGGTCCTTCCGCAAGATGCCGATCGCAGGCAGTGGTGCAGTCAGGGACCAAGAAAGCCAATTCGGCCCGGGGGCGGGCCTCCCACAAATAGCGAATCTTCCAGCCAATCATTCGGCCCGAGGGCGGGCCTCCCACAGTCTCGGCCTTGGCCATTCGGCCCGGGGGCGGGCCTCCCACAAAAAAACAAAACAATGGCGGGCCTCCGGCACCGGATCGAGTTTGTCGCAAAACTGCAACGTTGCTGTAACGCCTCGTCGCCAGACTTCCCGCAACCCGAGGGCGTGCATGGCGCCGGCGGTGTCGTGTTTCCGACCTTTTCCTGTGGACGGCCCCTTGGCGAGCAAATCGATACGACGTGTTCTTGGCGCGTCGCTGCTGGGTGTTTGTGCGCTGGCCCGGGCCGCCGAGGCGCCGGCGCGCTTCGACGTCTGGGAGTACCGGGTGAACGGGAATTCGCTGCTGCCACAGACCACCATCGAAAAGGTGGTGTACCCGTTCCTGGGTCCGGACCGCAGTTTCGAGGACGTGGACGCCGTGCGCGGCGCGCTGGAACAGGCCTACGCCGAGGCCGGCTACCGCACCGTGGCGGTCAATCTGCCGCAGCAGGAAGTGCGCGGCGGCGTGGTGCAGATCGAGGTGGTGGAACGGCCGGTCGGCCGCTTGCGCGTCAGCGGCGCGCGCTATTTTTCGCCGGAACGCATGAAGGCCGCCGTGCCGGCGCTGGCCGAAGGCACGGTGCCGCATTTCCCGACCGTGCAGCAGCAGCTGGACCGTCTGCGCGGCAATCCGGACCGCGAGTTCTTCCAGGTGCTGCGCGAGGGCCGGCGCGAGGACGAGGTGGAGGTTGAGCTCAAGGTCAAGGACCAATCGCCGCTGCACGGCACCTTGTCGCTGAACGACCGCTACTCGGCCAACACCGAGCGCCTGCGCAGCACCGTCAGCCTGCGCTACGACAACCTGTGGCAGCGCGAGCACGGGGTCGGCCTGACCTGGATCACCGCGCCGCAGAACCCGAAAGATGCCACCGTGTTCGCGGCCACCTACAGGCTGCCCTTCGGCGGGGACCGGCGCGTGCTGGCGCTGTACGGGGTGCATTCGGAAAGCGACGTGGCGGCGCTGGGTGGCGTCGGCGTGATCGGCAACGGCGACATTTTCGGCGCCCGCTGGGTGCTGCCGCTGGGCGGGGACGCCAGTTTCTGGCACACGCTGACGCTGGGCGTGGATTACAAGAAGTTCGACGAGACGCTGAATCTGCTGGGCGCCGATGCGCTCAAGACGCCGATCAGCTACACGCCGCTGTCGGCCGAGTACAGCGCCACCCGCCGCGACGAGCCTGGTTTCTGGCAGGGCAACCTGGGGCTGCATTTCGCGCCGCGCGGCCTGCTGGGCAACGACGAGGCCGAATTTGCCGAAAAGCGCTACAACGCCAAGCCGAATTTCGTTTACCTGAACGCCGGCATCGAGCGGCAGCGGCGCCTGCCGGGCGGCTTTGGCCTGAACCTGAGTGTCGACGGCCAGCTCGTCGACGCGCCGCTGATCAGCAACGAACAGTACGCCGCCGGCGGTGCCGACACGGTGCGCGGTTACGTGGAGGCCGAGGAACTGGGCGACCGCGGCGTGCGCGGCGGCATCGTGCTGTCCAGACCGGTCGGGGGGGTGCCGGGGGTGGATGAGCTGATCGCCCTGAGTTTCGTCGAGGGCGCCCGCCTGTGGCTGGTGGACGCGCTGCCCGGACAGGACGCCCGTCTGCAACTGGCCAGCGTCGGCGCCGGACTGCGCCTGACAGTGCGCAAGCAGCTGAGCACGGCGGTGGA from Immundisolibacter sp. encodes the following:
- a CDS encoding IS3 family transposase — protein: RYANPNEAIADVTHYIVGFYNTHRLHSTLGYRSPADYEKATA
- a CDS encoding type II toxin-antitoxin system RelE/ParE family toxin, yielding MADSSARFEVLLTDGAQQDLQSIHDHICEYDCAANANRVLDELMDVVESLSKLPQRGSYPKELVGLGIKEYRQTFFGPYRVIYRITNGQVIIYLIADDRRDMQSMLAKRLLGA
- a CDS encoding type II toxin-antitoxin system Phd/YefM family antitoxin, encoding MRYSSQVKPISYLKANAAEVLKRLAERREPLVITQNGEAKAVLQDVVSFEETQETLALLKILALGNQDVAAGKVKSVAEVVAGLRARRSTA
- a CDS encoding POTRA domain-containing protein; amino-acid sequence: MASKSIRRVLGASLLGVCALARAAEAPARFDVWEYRVNGNSLLPQTTIEKVVYPFLGPDRSFEDVDAVRGALEQAYAEAGYRTVAVNLPQQEVRGGVVQIEVVERPVGRLRVSGARYFSPERMKAAVPALAEGTVPHFPTVQQQLDRLRGNPDREFFQVLREGRREDEVEVELKVKDQSPLHGTLSLNDRYSANTERLRSTVSLRYDNLWQREHGVGLTWITAPQNPKDATVFAATYRLPFGGDRRVLALYGVHSESDVAALGGVGVIGNGDIFGARWVLPLGGDASFWHTLTLGVDYKKFDETLNLLGADALKTPISYTPLSAEYSATRRDEPGFWQGNLGLHFAPRGLLGNDEAEFAEKRYNAKPNFVYLNAGIERQRRLPGGFGLNLSVDGQLVDAPLISNEQYAAGGADTVRGYVEAEELGDRGVRGGIVLSRPVGGVPGVDELIALSFVEGARLWLVDALPGQDARLQLASVGAGLRLTVRKQLSTAVDFALPLTDASTTQAGDWRWLFAVDYAF